Proteins co-encoded in one Alcanivorax sp. genomic window:
- a CDS encoding bile acid:sodium symporter family protein, with the protein MGSSALIDIGLPISLFLIMVGMGMTLTPKDFREVAIAPRGTAYGLVCQILLLPLVAFGVAVAMELSPALAVGLIVVAACPGGTTSNLFVYLGRGDVALSIVLTVIASLITIVTLPAFTGWALEHFHDSDRTIDLPVLRTVLTLIVIVLLPVAIGMTIRHFKPVLAAKGEKAVGLLGLVVLIAVIVLLLVKLGDEAFELFRKAGVSAIALNVAGIALGMLGGRLIGLSRDQAFTVAIELGIKNGTLGLMVTLTLLHSEAMSVPSAVYGVLMFAFGFLMIGYARLTGIGRRSQLSP; encoded by the coding sequence ATGGGTTCCAGTGCATTGATCGATATCGGTTTGCCGATATCCCTGTTCTTGATCATGGTCGGCATGGGCATGACGCTCACGCCAAAGGATTTCCGAGAGGTGGCCATTGCCCCACGGGGGACCGCCTACGGTCTGGTTTGCCAGATCCTGCTGCTGCCGTTGGTGGCGTTCGGTGTGGCCGTGGCGATGGAGCTTTCTCCGGCCCTGGCCGTGGGCTTGATTGTGGTGGCCGCCTGCCCGGGGGGAACCACGTCCAACCTGTTTGTCTATCTGGGCCGTGGCGACGTGGCGCTGTCCATTGTGCTGACCGTGATTGCCAGCCTGATCACCATCGTGACCCTTCCGGCCTTCACCGGCTGGGCGCTGGAGCATTTCCATGACTCGGACAGGACTATCGACCTGCCGGTGCTGCGCACCGTGCTCACCCTGATCGTTATTGTGTTGCTGCCGGTGGCCATTGGCATGACGATTCGTCACTTCAAGCCGGTCCTGGCAGCAAAGGGCGAGAAAGCGGTGGGCCTGCTCGGCCTGGTGGTGCTGATAGCCGTAATTGTATTGCTGCTGGTAAAGCTGGGTGATGAAGCCTTCGAGCTGTTCCGCAAGGCCGGGGTGTCGGCGATTGCCCTGAATGTGGCGGGCATCGCGCTGGGTATGCTGGGGGGGCGGCTGATCGGTCTGTCCCGTGACCAGGCCTTTACCGTGGCGATCGAGCTGGGCATCAAGAATGGTACGCTGGGCTTGATGGTCACTCTGACGTTGCTGCACTCGGAGGCCATGTCGGTACCGTCAGCGGTGTACGGCGTGCTGATGTTTGCCTTCGGTTTCCTGATGATTGGTTATGCCCGGCTCACCGGCATTGGGCGCCGCTCTCAGCTTTCCCCGTGA
- a CDS encoding sensor histidine kinase → MRKFHWVVFAVLALLSTVAQAIKPEPVVLEGIGDEVALGARMQILEDPESHWTLDQVRNQFASRFRNSDASALNFGFTDSTLWLRFAVDATDAEGSWFLVERHPILDELTLYVPDGAGGYRSFPVGDTRPFSLRPMDHRSFVFSLNTDNGGVTEYYLKVKGKGALNMMPMLYSAKGLVEYSYLEQLIQGLFYGSLAIMLIYNLMLFLSLRDNVHLHFVMFLAGIIFFNISVSGYGLQFLWPETPKINEYFWLATYVIALALALYSRQFLQLAQRFPRYDRLLRHYMILIGVAFLLQWVLQPPYSYHLSTFIALLTVVLFSWLGWTVWRQGFRVARLYVLAWSVFLLTIFLYAIGNLGLIPYHVLVPYLPHIGALWVVVMLSLALGDRIRFLENERKQLALEAQQNLERHLSDIEQMNQDKSMFLQYISHELNTPINWIGAADSLGNNNGEDSDVDVWAMVRKGQKRLIGIVGTSLRYFDLSDRSQAPPVGSCQPMWILDALIREESDRIEQSGLTLRNRVSPNLRVRASETELREVFAMGLDNALRFSAEGGIVEMVSEVDVGEGFAHIVIRDEGKGATAEQLEHIMEPFFVMGSRHHEEGFGLSLAMARVMVEQVGGQLWAESPGPGRGFSLHVRLPLAEFEGATAS, encoded by the coding sequence TTGCGAAAGTTCCATTGGGTTGTGTTTGCCGTGTTGGCGCTCCTCAGCACGGTGGCGCAGGCGATAAAGCCAGAGCCTGTTGTCCTTGAAGGTATCGGCGATGAGGTGGCACTGGGGGCCAGAATGCAGATTCTGGAAGATCCGGAAAGTCACTGGACTCTGGATCAGGTGCGCAACCAGTTTGCCAGCCGCTTTCGTAACAGCGATGCCTCGGCGCTGAATTTCGGTTTTACCGACAGTACGCTGTGGCTGCGCTTCGCGGTGGATGCCACCGATGCGGAGGGCAGCTGGTTTCTGGTGGAGCGCCATCCGATTCTGGATGAGTTGACACTCTACGTGCCCGACGGTGCCGGGGGTTACCGCTCTTTTCCGGTGGGTGATACCCGGCCCTTCTCGTTGCGGCCAATGGATCACCGCTCCTTCGTATTCTCCCTGAATACCGATAACGGTGGTGTTACCGAGTACTATCTCAAGGTGAAGGGCAAGGGGGCGCTGAACATGATGCCCATGCTCTACAGCGCCAAAGGGCTGGTGGAATATTCCTATTTGGAGCAGCTGATCCAGGGGCTGTTCTATGGCTCTCTGGCCATCATGCTGATCTATAACCTGATGCTGTTCCTGTCCCTGCGCGATAACGTACACCTGCATTTTGTGATGTTTCTGGCCGGGATCATCTTTTTCAACATTTCGGTAAGCGGTTATGGCCTGCAGTTTCTCTGGCCGGAAACACCGAAGATCAATGAATATTTCTGGTTGGCGACCTATGTGATTGCGCTGGCGCTGGCGCTGTATTCCCGCCAGTTTTTGCAGTTGGCGCAACGCTTTCCGCGCTACGACCGCCTGTTACGTCATTACATGATTCTGATCGGGGTGGCGTTTCTGCTGCAGTGGGTGTTGCAGCCGCCTTACTCCTATCACCTTTCCACCTTCATCGCCCTGCTAACGGTGGTACTGTTCAGCTGGCTGGGCTGGACGGTGTGGCGTCAGGGGTTCCGGGTGGCGCGGCTGTATGTGCTTGCCTGGTCGGTTTTCCTGCTGACCATTTTCCTCTATGCGATCGGTAATCTCGGGCTGATTCCCTACCATGTGCTGGTGCCTTACCTGCCGCATATTGGCGCCCTTTGGGTGGTGGTGATGTTGTCGCTGGCGCTGGGTGACCGAATTCGGTTTCTGGAGAATGAGCGCAAGCAGCTGGCGCTGGAGGCGCAACAGAATCTGGAGCGGCACCTGTCCGATATCGAGCAGATGAACCAGGACAAATCCATGTTCCTGCAGTACATCAGCCATGAGCTGAACACGCCGATCAACTGGATCGGGGCTGCGGACTCGCTGGGCAACAACAACGGTGAAGACAGTGATGTGGATGTGTGGGCCATGGTGCGCAAGGGGCAGAAACGCCTGATTGGCATTGTGGGCACCTCACTGCGTTACTTTGACCTTTCCGACCGCAGCCAGGCGCCGCCGGTGGGTAGCTGCCAGCCCATGTGGATCCTGGATGCCCTGATCCGCGAGGAATCCGACCGCATTGAGCAAAGCGGGCTGACCCTGCGCAATCGGGTCTCACCCAATTTGCGGGTGCGGGCCAGTGAAACCGAGCTGCGGGAAGTGTTTGCCATGGGGCTGGACAATGCCCTGCGATTCAGTGCCGAAGGCGGCATTGTGGAGATGGTCAGCGAGGTGGATGTGGGCGAGGGCTTTGCTCATATCGTGATTCGCGACGAGGGCAAGGGGGCTACGGCGGAGCAGCTGGAGCACATCATGGAGCCGTTCTTCGTGATGGGTTCCCGGCACCATGAGGAGGGCTTTGGCCTTTCGCTGGCCATGGCCCGGGTCATGGTCGAACAGGTGGGCGGTCAATTATGGGCGGAGAGCCCCGGTCCCGGCCGGGGCTTCAGCCTGCATGTGCGTCTGCCGCTGGCCGAATTCGAGGGTGCAACCGCCTCCTGA
- the hisF gene encoding imidazole glycerol phosphate synthase subunit HisF yields MGLAKRIIPCLDVDDGRVVKGVQFVDIRDAGDPVEVAKRYNDAGADEITFLDITASHEGRDTTLHTVERIASQVFIPLTVGGGVRTLEDIRNLLNAGADKVGINSAAVHNPEFVREAAERFGSQCIVVAIDAKKVSAESEPNRWEIFTHGGRKPTGLDAVQWAKRMTDYGAGEILLTSMDRDGTKNGFDIALTRAISDAVPVPVIASGGVGNLQHLVDGVIQGGADAVLAASIFHFGEYSVEEAKRFMQSAGIEMRL; encoded by the coding sequence ATGGGACTCGCCAAACGCATAATTCCCTGTCTGGACGTGGATGATGGCCGCGTGGTCAAGGGCGTCCAGTTCGTGGATATCCGTGATGCCGGTGACCCGGTGGAAGTGGCCAAGCGCTACAACGATGCCGGAGCTGACGAGATCACCTTTCTGGACATCACGGCCAGCCACGAAGGACGGGATACCACCCTGCATACCGTGGAACGGATCGCCAGCCAGGTATTCATTCCCCTGACCGTGGGCGGCGGCGTGCGCACCCTGGAAGACATCCGTAATCTGCTCAACGCCGGTGCCGACAAGGTGGGGATTAATTCCGCTGCCGTGCACAACCCGGAATTCGTTCGCGAAGCGGCAGAGAGATTTGGCTCACAGTGCATTGTGGTGGCCATCGATGCCAAGAAAGTCAGCGCGGAAAGTGAGCCCAACCGCTGGGAAATTTTCACCCATGGCGGTCGCAAGCCCACCGGGCTGGATGCGGTGCAATGGGCAAAGCGCATGACTGATTACGGCGCCGGCGAGATTCTGCTCACCAGCATGGATCGTGACGGCACCAAGAACGGTTTTGATATTGCTCTCACCCGCGCCATTTCCGATGCGGTGCCGGTGCCGGTGATTGCCAGTGGCGGGGTGGGCAACCTGCAGCATCTGGTGGATGGCGTCATTCAGGGCGGTGCCGATGCGGTGCTGGCGGCTTCGATCTTCCACTTTGGTGAATATTCCGTGGAAGAGGCCAAGCGCTTCATGCAGAGCGCGGGTATCGAAATGAGGTTGTGA
- a CDS encoding GNAT family N-acetyltransferase, translating into MPISVQAHPFSLEECQTFEQVLRDDPEYRQKLQDAQARGEHRLFAAHFNGKRVAIALIGKNQPRLDWMVVHPATRGRGVGKDFVRLIGQALGEDLTLPAHCQQG; encoded by the coding sequence ATGCCCATCAGCGTTCAGGCCCACCCTTTTTCCCTGGAAGAATGCCAGACCTTCGAGCAGGTGCTGCGCGATGACCCGGAATACCGGCAAAAACTGCAGGATGCGCAGGCGCGCGGGGAACACAGGCTGTTTGCCGCCCACTTCAACGGCAAGCGTGTGGCTATTGCCCTGATAGGGAAAAACCAGCCCCGGCTGGACTGGATGGTGGTGCACCCTGCCACCCGCGGGCGCGGCGTGGGCAAGGATTTCGTCCGCCTGATCGGTCAGGCGCTGGGTGAAGACCTTACCCTGCCGGCACATTGCCAGCAGGGCTGA
- a CDS encoding divergent polysaccharide deacetylase family protein, which translates to MAKLLIRLALLAVTLVTAAAQANPPRIAIIIDDLGYSRGNGQAIVDLPAAVTCAVIPFSPHGPRLARQASRKGKEVIVHMPMAAQHHARLDRGGLTLEMTQQEIQDQVRLALDQLPEARGLNNHMGSALTEQTRPMGWLMGELKARQLFFVDSRTTGRSVALLQARQAGIANAGRDIFLDNERTLPAINEQFNKLIKLARQRGQAIAIGHPYPETVHYLQQVLPLLNQAGIHVVPVSELLTAPVMSTAAAISKDHGES; encoded by the coding sequence ATGGCCAAACTGTTGATACGACTGGCCCTGCTGGCGGTGACACTGGTCACTGCTGCCGCCCAGGCCAACCCGCCGCGCATCGCCATCATCATTGATGATCTGGGCTACAGCCGGGGGAACGGCCAGGCCATTGTAGATCTGCCCGCTGCGGTAACCTGCGCCGTTATCCCCTTTTCCCCCCACGGGCCTCGCCTGGCCCGCCAGGCCAGCCGCAAAGGCAAGGAAGTGATTGTGCACATGCCTATGGCCGCACAACACCACGCCCGCCTGGATCGTGGCGGCCTCACGCTGGAAATGACACAACAGGAAATCCAGGACCAGGTACGCCTGGCCCTGGATCAGCTGCCAGAAGCCCGTGGCCTGAACAATCATATGGGAAGCGCACTCACCGAGCAGACTCGCCCCATGGGGTGGCTGATGGGGGAGCTCAAGGCCCGGCAATTATTCTTCGTGGACAGCCGCACCACCGGGCGCTCAGTGGCGCTGCTTCAGGCGCGCCAGGCCGGCATTGCCAACGCCGGACGCGACATCTTTCTGGACAACGAACGCACCCTGCCGGCCATCAATGAGCAATTCAACAAGCTGATCAAACTGGCCCGTCAGCGCGGACAGGCCATCGCCATCGGGCACCCCTACCCGGAAACCGTACACTACCTGCAACAGGTACTCCCCCTGCTGAATCAGGCTGGAATCCACGTGGTACCGGTGTCAGAGCTGCTGACGGCACCGGTGATGAGCACCGCCGCCGCCATCAGCAAAGATCACGGGGAAAGCTGA
- the hisB gene encoding imidazoleglycerol-phosphate dehydratase HisB, whose translation MSKRSATVERNTLETQIQVSINLDGTGQCKLDTGLPFLEHMLDQVARHGLVDLEIKAKGDLHIDAHHTVEDIGITLGQAFAKAVGDKKGVRRYGHAYVPLDEALSRVVVDLSGRPGLEMFVDFTRGSIGGFDVDLFYEFFQGLVNHSMITLHIDNLRGKNAHHQAETVFKAFGRALRMAIEPDPRMSGITPSTKGTLSESE comes from the coding sequence ATGAGCAAGCGAAGCGCGACTGTTGAGCGCAATACCCTGGAAACCCAGATCCAGGTTTCCATCAATCTGGATGGCACCGGCCAGTGCAAACTGGACACCGGACTGCCGTTTCTGGAACACATGCTGGACCAGGTGGCGCGCCACGGTCTGGTGGACCTGGAGATCAAGGCCAAGGGCGATTTGCACATCGATGCTCACCACACCGTGGAAGATATCGGTATTACCCTGGGGCAGGCGTTCGCCAAGGCGGTGGGTGACAAGAAAGGCGTACGTCGCTACGGCCATGCCTATGTGCCGCTGGATGAAGCCCTGTCCCGCGTGGTGGTAGACCTGTCCGGCCGTCCCGGTCTGGAAATGTTTGTGGATTTCACCCGTGGCAGCATTGGCGGCTTTGATGTGGATCTGTTCTACGAATTCTTCCAGGGACTGGTGAACCACAGCATGATCACCCTGCATATCGACAACCTGCGTGGCAAGAATGCCCACCACCAGGCCGAGACTGTGTTCAAGGCTTTCGGGCGCGCCCTGCGCATGGCCATTGAGCCGGATCCGCGCATGAGCGGCATCACCCCGTCCACCAAGGGCACCCTGAGCGAAAGCGAGTAA
- the grxC gene encoding glutaredoxin 3 has translation MAKVELYTTAWCPFCVRAKRLLDSKNVSYQDTDVDRDPSQRQVMMQRGGAHTVPQIFINDHPVGGCDELYALERAGELDALLGADQ, from the coding sequence ATGGCGAAAGTGGAACTCTATACAACCGCGTGGTGCCCTTTCTGTGTCCGCGCCAAGCGGCTGCTGGACAGCAAGAATGTGTCCTACCAGGACACCGATGTGGACCGCGATCCGTCACAGCGTCAGGTAATGATGCAACGTGGCGGCGCCCATACGGTGCCGCAGATCTTTATTAATGATCACCCCGTGGGCGGGTGTGATGAACTCTATGCTCTCGAGCGGGCGGGGGAACTGGATGCCCTGCTCGGAGCCGATCAGTAA
- the secB gene encoding protein-export chaperone SecB has product MADEQQQVFQLQRVYLKDASFECPGAPEVFLQEWKPKVNVQINNGARRVGESTEYEVELTVTVTAKDEKEEKTFYLAEVKQAGIFTVKGIEGEELGQLLGAYCPNLLFPYVREVVSDLVAKGSFPQMLLQPINFDALYQQQRQQQAAQAEAKGETVQ; this is encoded by the coding sequence ATGGCTGACGAACAACAACAGGTTTTCCAACTGCAGCGTGTGTACCTGAAAGATGCGTCCTTTGAATGTCCCGGCGCACCGGAAGTGTTCCTGCAGGAGTGGAAGCCCAAGGTAAACGTGCAGATCAACAACGGTGCCCGTCGCGTGGGCGAAAGCACCGAGTACGAAGTGGAGCTGACCGTCACGGTGACGGCAAAGGACGAGAAGGAAGAAAAGACCTTCTATCTGGCCGAAGTGAAGCAGGCCGGCATCTTCACCGTGAAGGGGATTGAGGGCGAAGAGCTGGGTCAGCTGCTGGGCGCCTACTGCCCGAACCTGCTGTTCCCCTACGTGCGTGAAGTTGTCTCTGACCTGGTCGCCAAGGGGTCCTTCCCGCAAATGCTGCTGCAGCCGATCAACTTCGACGCCCTGTACCAACAGCAGCGTCAACAGCAGGCGGCGCAGGCTGAGGCGAAGGGCGAAACGGTTCAGTGA
- the hisH gene encoding imidazole glycerol phosphate synthase subunit HisH, translating to MSEVVAVIDYGMGNLHSAGKALEKVANGQQILITGDADQIRAADRVVFPGVGAIRDCIAVLKDTGLDQAIRDVIAAGKPLLGICVGMQALMARSEENNGVDCLGVFDGEVTFFGDMHDDTGGKLKVPHMGWNQVQQGMAHPMWAGIANNARFYFVHSYCVTGLADEEVAGFCDYGRRFAAAATRGNVFAVQFHPEKSADAGLTLLENFLRWQP from the coding sequence ATGAGCGAAGTAGTTGCCGTTATTGATTACGGTATGGGCAACCTGCATTCCGCAGGCAAGGCTCTGGAAAAAGTGGCCAATGGGCAACAGATTCTCATCACCGGCGATGCCGACCAGATCCGCGCGGCGGACCGGGTGGTGTTTCCGGGGGTGGGGGCGATCCGCGATTGCATTGCTGTGCTGAAAGACACCGGTCTGGATCAGGCGATCCGTGACGTGATTGCCGCTGGCAAGCCGCTGCTGGGTATCTGTGTCGGCATGCAGGCGCTGATGGCGCGCAGCGAAGAAAATAACGGCGTGGATTGCCTCGGCGTGTTCGACGGTGAAGTGACCTTCTTTGGGGACATGCACGATGATACCGGCGGCAAGCTGAAAGTGCCGCACATGGGCTGGAACCAGGTGCAGCAGGGGATGGCGCATCCCATGTGGGCCGGTATCGCCAATAACGCCCGCTTCTACTTTGTGCACAGCTACTGTGTCACCGGTCTGGCCGATGAAGAGGTGGCGGGTTTCTGCGATTACGGTCGCCGTTTTGCTGCTGCCGCCACACGCGGCAATGTCTTTGCGGTGCAGTTCCATCCTGAAAAGAGCGCAGATGCGGGGCTGACCCTGCTGGAAAACTTCCTGCGCTGGCAGCCCTGA
- a CDS encoding peptidoglycan DD-metalloendopeptidase family protein, translated as MPISVPFSPVAGRLFGLTLLALLCLPAHADSTPSKAELEALKSRISELSQAQAKELRQRDSVQADLREAELRISRLAKEQRDLEQREAEAKRKLATLEKEQAALARDKRTQVEWLARTVRASYQSGRQERLKLLLNQEQPDQIARLMRYQEYYQRARTQRLKAVRAELTELQAVGERVASARQALLDKRAEIARHASKLEQAQQKRQQSLAALNRSLDNRGKDINQLKTDQQRLAALLEEMRRSFDDIPADLGGKPFGKLAGKLPWPLPGRITTGYNSRREGALRWQGVIMSAPGGTPVRAIHPGRVVFADWLRGYGLLTIVDHGEGYLSLYGYNQALLREVGEWVSAGDSLALAGNSGGNMASGLYFEIRHRGKAVNPTRWCDRRVTLPPIAQNNR; from the coding sequence ATGCCAATCAGCGTCCCTTTCTCCCCCGTCGCCGGACGGCTCTTCGGGCTGACCTTGCTGGCACTGCTTTGCCTTCCCGCTCACGCAGACAGCACACCCTCCAAGGCCGAACTGGAAGCCCTGAAAAGCCGCATCAGCGAACTCAGCCAGGCCCAGGCCAAAGAACTCCGGCAACGCGATTCCGTGCAGGCAGACCTGCGTGAGGCCGAGCTGCGCATCAGCCGACTGGCCAAAGAGCAGCGTGATCTGGAACAGCGCGAGGCAGAGGCGAAGCGCAAGTTAGCCACTCTGGAAAAGGAACAGGCCGCCCTGGCCAGGGACAAGCGCACCCAGGTGGAATGGCTCGCCCGCACGGTCCGCGCCAGCTATCAAAGCGGCCGCCAGGAGCGACTCAAGTTGTTGCTCAATCAGGAACAACCCGATCAAATTGCCCGACTGATGCGATACCAGGAATATTATCAACGCGCCCGCACCCAGCGCCTGAAGGCGGTCCGGGCCGAGCTGACAGAACTGCAGGCCGTTGGCGAGCGGGTTGCCAGCGCGCGTCAGGCACTGCTGGATAAACGCGCAGAAATAGCCCGCCATGCCAGCAAGCTGGAACAAGCCCAGCAGAAACGCCAGCAGAGTCTGGCCGCCCTGAACCGCTCGCTGGATAACCGCGGCAAGGACATCAACCAACTAAAGACCGACCAGCAACGCCTTGCCGCCTTGCTGGAAGAGATGCGCCGCAGTTTTGACGATATTCCCGCCGACCTGGGTGGCAAGCCCTTCGGCAAACTGGCCGGCAAACTGCCCTGGCCACTGCCAGGCCGCATCACCACTGGCTACAACAGTCGTCGCGAGGGAGCGCTGCGCTGGCAGGGCGTGATCATGTCAGCCCCGGGGGGGACCCCGGTTCGAGCCATCCACCCGGGCCGGGTGGTGTTCGCAGACTGGCTAAGGGGCTACGGCCTGCTCACCATTGTCGATCATGGCGAAGGCTACCTGAGCCTGTACGGTTACAATCAGGCCCTGTTGCGGGAAGTGGGGGAATGGGTATCTGCCGGTGACAGCCTGGCACTGGCCGGCAACTCCGGCGGCAACATGGCCAGTGGTCTGTACTTCGAGATACGCCATCGCGGCAAGGCGGTGAACCCGACACGCTGGTGCGACCGCCGTGTTACACTGCCTCCCATTGCCCAGAACAATCGTTGA
- a CDS encoding S41 family peptidase, giving the protein MPTFKQHALRSVLLTGLIGLTSLPAQAADPALDRQAAQQGVPVEELRAFAEVMERIRGSYIEEVSDKDLLESAIRGMLYELDPHSSYLTPDQFEDLQVTTTGEFGGLGIEVTMEDGFVKVVTPVDDSPASKAGIQAGDLILKIDDTFVKGLTLSEAVELMRGEIGSEIELMVLSEGEENPRQVSVKRDKIQLHSVRSRLLEPGLGYVRISQFQNNTGADTGKALDKLSKEGELRGLILDLRNNPGGVLGGAVEVADLFLNNGLIVYTQGRSQDSRSEFKASSEDRLAGVPLVVLVNGGSASASEIVAGALQDQHRALVVGNRTFGKGSVQTVLPLSEDKALKLTTARYYTPSGRSIQAEGIVPDITIDQVTHLEVREDQQLREADLPRHLDNENGEGTSKKSTPSLAQEDYPLAQALAILKGVVMSRITTQQANSDNP; this is encoded by the coding sequence ATGCCAACATTCAAACAACATGCGCTTCGCTCCGTCCTGCTCACCGGCCTGATCGGGCTGACGTCCCTGCCGGCACAAGCCGCCGACCCGGCGCTGGATCGTCAGGCCGCCCAGCAAGGCGTCCCCGTGGAAGAACTGCGCGCCTTTGCCGAAGTCATGGAGCGAATCCGTGGCTCCTATATCGAAGAGGTGAGTGACAAGGATCTGCTGGAATCCGCCATTCGCGGCATGCTCTATGAACTGGACCCCCATTCCAGCTACCTGACCCCGGACCAGTTTGAAGATCTGCAAGTCACCACCACCGGTGAATTTGGTGGCCTGGGTATTGAAGTCACCATGGAAGACGGCTTCGTCAAGGTCGTGACCCCCGTGGACGATTCTCCGGCCAGCAAGGCCGGCATTCAGGCGGGCGACCTGATCCTGAAGATCGACGACACCTTTGTGAAAGGCCTGACCCTGAGCGAAGCCGTGGAGTTGATGCGCGGCGAAATCGGCTCTGAAATTGAACTGATGGTGCTCAGCGAGGGGGAAGAAAACCCACGCCAGGTCAGCGTCAAACGCGACAAGATACAGCTGCACAGTGTGCGCTCCCGGCTGTTGGAGCCCGGTCTCGGCTATGTGCGTATTTCCCAGTTCCAGAACAATACCGGTGCGGACACCGGCAAGGCTCTGGACAAGCTTAGTAAAGAAGGCGAGCTGCGCGGCCTGATACTGGACCTGCGCAACAATCCCGGCGGGGTATTGGGCGGCGCCGTGGAAGTTGCTGACCTGTTCCTCAACAACGGACTGATCGTTTACACCCAGGGGCGCAGCCAGGACAGCCGCAGCGAGTTCAAGGCCTCATCCGAAGACCGGCTGGCAGGGGTGCCACTGGTGGTACTGGTGAACGGTGGCAGCGCCTCTGCCTCGGAAATCGTGGCCGGCGCCTTGCAGGATCAACACCGGGCACTGGTGGTGGGCAACCGCACCTTTGGCAAAGGCTCCGTGCAGACCGTGCTACCGCTCAGCGAAGACAAGGCCCTGAAACTGACCACCGCCCGTTATTACACACCTTCTGGCCGCTCCATTCAGGCCGAGGGCATTGTCCCGGACATTACCATTGATCAGGTTACCCACCTGGAAGTGCGGGAAGACCAGCAGCTGCGTGAAGCGGATCTGCCGCGCCACCTGGACAACGAAAATGGCGAGGGGACCAGCAAGAAAAGCACGCCCTCACTGGCCCAGGAGGACTACCCCCTGGCCCAGGCCCTCGCCATCCTCAAGGGCGTGGTCATGTCCCGCATCACCACCCAACAGGCCAACAGCGACAACCCCTGA
- a CDS encoding rhodanese-like domain-containing protein — MSQLFEFASNHYLLVSAFFLLWAVFFVLESRRGGKPVTPQMATNMVNREEAVIVDLRDSDEFRAGHIAGSLNIPAGQALERIAELEKYKGKPLILTCDMGSKASHLGRQLRPKGFDNLFRIQGGINAWRSASLPVVKG, encoded by the coding sequence ATGAGCCAACTGTTTGAATTCGCCAGCAACCATTATCTTCTGGTGTCCGCCTTTTTCCTGCTGTGGGCTGTATTTTTCGTGCTTGAATCCCGCCGCGGCGGCAAGCCGGTGACGCCACAGATGGCCACCAATATGGTCAACCGGGAAGAGGCTGTCATTGTGGATCTGCGCGACAGCGATGAGTTTCGCGCCGGCCACATTGCCGGTAGCCTCAATATTCCGGCCGGTCAGGCTCTAGAGCGTATTGCAGAACTGGAAAAATACAAGGGCAAACCGCTGATTCTGACTTGTGATATGGGCAGCAAGGCCTCACATCTTGGCAGGCAGCTGCGTCCCAAGGGCTTTGATAACCTTTTCCGGATTCAGGGGGGCATCAACGCCTGGCGTTCTGCCTCACTGCCGGTGGTGAAAGGCTAA
- the hisA gene encoding 1-(5-phosphoribosyl)-5-[(5-phosphoribosylamino)methylideneamino]imidazole-4-carboxamide isomerase — MLLIPAIDLKDGKCVRLKQGRMEDDTVFSEDPVAVATHWVEQGARRLHLVDLNGAFAGEPVNGEIVKAIARKYPDLPIQIGGGIRSPEIIQAYLDAGVQWVIIGTKAVNEPEFVRDMCKQFPGHIIVGLDAKEGWVATDGWANVTDVNVIDLARQFENDGVSAIVYTDISRDGMLQGVNVDATVRLAQSMSIPVIASGGITNLDDVRNLCGVADQGISGAITGRAIYENTLNFAEGQALSDELIKA, encoded by the coding sequence ATGCTTTTAATTCCTGCCATCGACCTGAAAGACGGAAAATGTGTTCGCCTCAAGCAGGGGCGGATGGAAGACGATACGGTGTTTTCCGAGGATCCGGTGGCGGTAGCCACACACTGGGTCGAGCAGGGTGCCCGTCGGCTGCACCTGGTGGATCTCAATGGTGCTTTTGCTGGTGAGCCGGTGAACGGCGAGATCGTCAAAGCGATCGCCCGCAAATATCCGGATCTGCCGATTCAGATTGGCGGTGGTATTCGCAGCCCGGAAATTATTCAGGCCTATCTGGATGCCGGCGTTCAGTGGGTGATCATTGGCACCAAGGCGGTGAACGAGCCGGAATTTGTTCGTGACATGTGCAAGCAGTTCCCCGGTCACATCATTGTCGGGCTGGATGCGAAGGAGGGTTGGGTAGCCACCGATGGCTGGGCCAATGTCACTGATGTGAACGTGATTGATCTGGCCAGACAGTTCGAGAATGACGGTGTTTCTGCCATCGTTTACACCGACATCAGCCGTGACGGCATGCTGCAGGGCGTGAATGTGGATGCCACCGTGCGTCTGGCCCAGTCCATGTCCATTCCTGTGATCGCCTCCGGTGGCATTACCAACCTGGACGATGTCCGCAACCTGTGTGGTGTGGCGGACCAGGGCATCAGTGGGGCCATCACCGGCCGTGCCATCTACGAAAACACCCTCAACTTTGCAGAAGGTCAGGCGTTGTCTGACGAACTGATCAAGGCCTGA